The following proteins are co-located in the Candidatus Competibacteraceae bacterium genome:
- a CDS encoding IS630 family transposase, producing the protein MDIFQQVENEAVRPLRYWCQDESRFGLKTITRRVITALGIKPVGPVQWTFQSFWLYGAIEPLSGENFFLEFSHLDADCFQWFLNEFSKTYPHSLNVIQLDNGRFHYAKKLVIPDNVVLLFQPPYSPDVNPIERVWQSMKDQLCWINLKTLDELRKKVDELIQSLLPSEVVSLTSFDFILSALK; encoded by the coding sequence ATTGATATTTTTCAGCAAGTTGAAAATGAAGCGGTCCGGCCTTTACGGTATTGGTGCCAAGATGAAAGTCGCTTTGGATTAAAAACGATCACCCGGCGGGTCATCACCGCATTGGGGATTAAGCCAGTTGGTCCAGTTCAATGGACCTTTCAATCATTTTGGCTCTATGGTGCCATTGAGCCACTGAGTGGCGAAAACTTCTTTTTAGAATTTTCCCATTTGGATGCTGATTGCTTTCAGTGGTTTTTGAATGAATTTTCTAAAACTTATCCGCACAGCCTCAACGTAATTCAATTGGATAACGGTCGCTTTCATTATGCCAAAAAACTTGTAATCCCCGATAATGTCGTCTTATTATTCCAACCGCCTTACAGTCCCGATGTGAACCCCATTGAGCGTGTTTGGCAATCAATGAAAGATCAATTGTGTTGGATCAATTTAAAAACCCTAGATGAACTACGTAAAAAAGTGGATGAACTCATTCAATCGCTTCTCCCAAGCGAAGTGGTTTCTTTGACCAGTTTTGATTTTATTTTATCTGCACTAAAGTAG
- a CDS encoding leucyl aminopeptidase family protein, which produces MNDGLLPARTPDCIPVIPVIESEFGPWLERQEDFLRHWLIATDFKAKPGSFNLIPASDGQLRTVAAGIAKADDLWALGGLPAALPEGNYYLDGAFDPWRLERMTLGWALGSYQFTRYKAPKRPMAKLALDPVSDGDRIRRQVAAVTLVRDLINTPAEDMMPEHLAKAMLALGREFDASVEQTVGDELLARNFPLIHAVGRASTHPPRLLDLRWGDPTHPKVTLIGKGVCFDSGGLDLKPSSAMRLMKKDMGGAATVLGLARLIMSAGLPVRLRVLVAAVENAVAGNAFRPGDVLRSRQGLTVEIHNTDAEGRLVLCDALAEAGTEQPEILLDFATLTGAARVALGTGMPALFCNDETMLSGLLAAAEHEQDPCWRLPLHTPYREMLDSRIADIANASDSSYAGAITAALFLQEFVPTGIPWAHFDSMAWNLKTQAGRPEGGEAMGMRAVFGWLEQRYGGG; this is translated from the coding sequence ATGAACGATGGTTTGTTGCCCGCCCGCACTCCCGATTGCATTCCCGTCATCCCGGTGATCGAGAGCGAGTTCGGCCCGTGGCTGGAGCGGCAGGAGGATTTTTTACGCCACTGGCTGATCGCGACCGATTTCAAGGCGAAACCAGGCAGTTTCAATTTGATCCCCGCCTCCGACGGCCAATTGCGGACGGTGGCCGCCGGGATTGCCAAGGCCGACGATCTCTGGGCGCTGGGCGGTCTGCCGGCGGCGCTGCCGGAAGGAAATTACTACCTCGACGGCGCCTTCGATCCCTGGCGGCTGGAACGGATGACTCTGGGCTGGGCGCTGGGTTCCTATCAATTCACCCGTTACAAGGCCCCGAAAAGGCCGATGGCCAAGCTGGCGCTCGATCCCGTCAGCGATGGCGACCGCATCCGCCGGCAGGTGGCGGCGGTCACGCTGGTCCGCGATCTGATCAACACGCCGGCCGAGGACATGATGCCGGAACATCTGGCCAAGGCGATGCTGGCGCTGGGCCGGGAATTCGATGCCTCGGTGGAACAAACCGTCGGCGATGAGCTGCTGGCGCGAAATTTCCCGCTCATCCACGCCGTCGGCCGGGCCAGTACGCATCCGCCCAGGTTGCTGGACCTGCGCTGGGGCGACCCGACCCATCCCAAGGTCACTCTGATCGGCAAGGGTGTTTGCTTCGACAGCGGCGGGCTGGATTTGAAGCCGTCCAGCGCCATGCGGCTGATGAAAAAGGATATGGGTGGGGCGGCGACCGTTCTGGGACTGGCGCGGCTGATCATGAGCGCTGGTCTGCCGGTGCGGCTGCGGGTACTGGTCGCAGCGGTGGAAAACGCGGTAGCGGGCAATGCCTTCCGCCCCGGCGACGTCCTGCGCTCGCGCCAGGGCTTGACGGTCGAGATTCACAACACCGACGCCGAAGGTCGGCTGGTGCTCTGCGACGCGCTGGCGGAGGCCGGTACGGAACAACCGGAGATCCTGCTGGATTTCGCCACCCTGACCGGCGCGGCGCGGGTGGCGCTGGGCACCGGGATGCCGGCGCTGTTCTGCAACGATGAGACCATGCTCTCCGGCTTGCTGGCGGCGGCGGAACATGAGCAGGACCCCTGCTGGCGGTTGCCGTTGCACACCCCTTATCGAGAGATGCTGGACAGCAGGATCGCCGATATCGCCAACGCCTCGGACTCGTCCTATGCCGGAGCGATCACCGCCGCGCTGTTCCTGCAAGAATTCGTTCCCACCGGTATTCCTTGGGCGCATTTCGATTCGATGGCCTGGAACCTGAAAACCCAGGCTGGGCGGCCGGAAGGCGGCGAGGCCATGGGGATGCGAGCCGTGTTCGGTTGGCTGGAGCAGCGCTACGGCGGTGGTTGA
- a CDS encoding type II toxin-antitoxin system Phd/YefM family antitoxin, giving the protein MTILNVKEARLKRYSLIDEAAETHRPIVIKGKRGNAVLVSEENWNAISETVNLLSIPGMRESIREGMETPSAECIENLDC; this is encoded by the coding sequence ATGACCATTCTCAATGTGAAAGAAGCACGATTAAAGCGTTACAGCCTAATTGATGAGGCTGCGGAAACTCACCGACCCATTGTAATAAAAGGAAAACGGGGGAATGCAGTTCTCGTGTCGGAAGAAAACTGGAATGCAATATCCGAAACGGTGAACTTGCTGTCCATTCCAGGTATGCGTGAGTCGATCCGGGAGGGAATGGAAACTCCATCAGCTGAGTGCATTGAAAACCTTGATTGCTGA
- a CDS encoding IS4 family transposase: MLHHHFHWNRARISCIVYLIIGIIQMGTVNLAKIAVTFPGRAQPASHYKRLQRLFCQFSLDLNQVARFIASLIPVLQFKLTLDRTNWKYGDVNINYLVLGVVYRGSAFPILWVALDKKGNSNTQERIALMNRFLTIFGPQMIACLFADREFIGIQWFGYLIENQIKFVIRIKKNTQISNSRGVPVSAENLFRGLPRGSALVLSGQRTVWGHSLYVIGLKMANGEFVILATQEQPETALENYKERWPIETLFICLKTRGFDLESTHITDPQRLEKWMAFLAIAFSWAHIIGEWRHEIKPIKIKKHGRPTQSLFRYGLDYLRSCLFHHQESARQYAFHQALESLFKRLGSSPQNRCFLPLTNTPPGRILT, encoded by the coding sequence ATGCTTCATCATCATTTTCACTGGAACCGAGCGCGTATCTCTTGCATCGTCTATTTAATTATCGGAATCATCCAGATGGGAACGGTCAATCTCGCAAAGATTGCTGTCACCTTTCCTGGGCGTGCGCAACCGGCCTCTCATTACAAACGCCTTCAACGACTTTTTTGTCAATTTTCTCTAGATCTGAATCAAGTCGCCCGGTTCATTGCCAGTCTCATTCCTGTGCTTCAGTTCAAATTGACACTCGATAGAACCAATTGGAAATATGGTGATGTCAATATCAATTACCTTGTTTTAGGAGTCGTCTATCGCGGATCTGCTTTTCCTATACTATGGGTTGCTTTAGATAAAAAAGGCAACTCAAATACCCAAGAAAGAATAGCATTAATGAATCGATTCCTTACGATTTTCGGCCCGCAAATGATCGCCTGCTTGTTTGCGGATCGCGAGTTTATTGGGATTCAATGGTTTGGTTATCTTATTGAAAATCAAATTAAATTCGTAATACGCATCAAAAAGAATACGCAAATCTCTAACTCCCGAGGGGTCCCCGTCTCCGCCGAAAATCTTTTTCGAGGCCTACCCCGTGGCAGCGCTCTGGTTTTATCGGGCCAACGAACCGTGTGGGGGCACTCTCTTTATGTGATTGGTCTGAAAATGGCCAACGGTGAATTCGTTATTCTCGCAACGCAAGAACAACCGGAAACCGCGTTGGAAAATTATAAGGAACGCTGGCCGATCGAAACGCTTTTCATTTGCTTAAAAACTCGGGGATTCGATCTGGAATCCACCCATATAACTGACCCCCAGCGACTTGAAAAATGGATGGCTTTTCTCGCTATTGCATTTAGTTGGGCGCATATTATTGGTGAATGGCGCCATGAAATTAAACCGATCAAGATCAAAAAACATGGCCGTCCCACCCAAAGTCTTTTTCGCTATGGATTAGATTATTTGAGAAGTTGTTTATTTCATCACCAAGAATCCGCCCGGCAATACGCTTTTCATCAGGCACTGGAGTCGCTCTTTAAACGGTTGGGATCGAGCCCTCAAAATCGCTGTTTTCTACCTCTAACCAATACGCCACCCGGCAGAATTTTAACGTAA
- a CDS encoding GNAT family N-acetyltransferase codes for MEKLRTVVESDFEMILKLNEMEVQQTSPMDLDRLRSLVRISAYCKVVTVQKQVAAFLIALREGAPYENDNYGWFARRFPNFLYVDRVLVDSQFAGRSIGSKMYSNLFAFARAERIGTITCEYNIDPPNPASRRFHDKFGFKEFGTQWVASGTKQVSLQTAET; via the coding sequence ATGGAAAAACTTCGCACAGTTGTTGAGTCCGACTTCGAAATGATCCTCAAGCTCAATGAAATGGAGGTTCAACAAACAAGCCCAATGGATCTAGATCGGCTCCGCTCGCTTGTCAGAATTTCCGCTTATTGCAAGGTTGTAACTGTCCAGAAGCAGGTCGCGGCTTTTCTAATCGCACTTCGGGAAGGTGCTCCATATGAAAATGACAACTACGGGTGGTTTGCCAGACGCTTTCCGAATTTTCTGTACGTAGATCGTGTGCTCGTTGACTCGCAATTCGCTGGCCGGAGCATTGGTAGCAAGATGTACAGCAACCTGTTCGCATTCGCGCGAGCGGAAAGGATCGGAACAATTACTTGTGAGTACAATATTGATCCGCCAAATCCCGCCTCTCGCAGATTCCACGACAAGTTCGGGTTCAAGGAATTTGGAACCCAGTGGGTCGCGAGCGGTACCAAACAGGTCTCGCTTCAGACGGCGGAGACCTAA
- a CDS encoding 3-hydroxyacyl-CoA dehydrogenase family protein: MEIKKVGVMGCGAMGLGVAQVCAQAGIPTIAVKATPGSTDKIRSGLEKSLGKMVERGKMTAEKMESTLGLLQLTNKEEDVAGCDLIIESIIEDLETKKALFQRLEGIVSPQALLTTNTSTLSVTAMMAVCKQRDRVAGLHFFNPATVMKLVEIIHGFETSDAVVSTLNTFCKKLGKDPVIVQDTTGFIVNRLLTPYMLSAIRLLEMGTGTIGDIDHAMKSGAAHPMGPFELADYIGLDVVEAMTLNIYQDMHQPHVSSPHTLTRLVQLGYLGRKTGKGFYDYSVKPPIPNPALRHPVA, translated from the coding sequence ATGGAAATTAAAAAAGTAGGTGTTATGGGTTGCGGAGCGATGGGTTTGGGCGTGGCGCAGGTTTGCGCGCAGGCGGGTATCCCAACCATCGCCGTCAAGGCAACGCCAGGTTCGACCGACAAGATCCGCTCGGGGTTGGAGAAATCGCTGGGCAAGATGGTCGAACGCGGCAAGATGACCGCCGAGAAAATGGAGTCCACCCTCGGTTTACTGCAACTGACCAATAAGGAAGAGGATGTTGCTGGTTGCGATCTGATCATTGAGTCCATCATTGAGGATCTGGAAACCAAAAAAGCGCTGTTCCAGCGGCTGGAAGGCATCGTTTCGCCTCAGGCACTGCTGACCACCAATACCTCGACGCTGTCGGTGACGGCGATGATGGCGGTTTGCAAGCAGCGCGACCGGGTGGCGGGGCTGCATTTCTTCAATCCGGCAACGGTGATGAAGCTGGTCGAGATCATCCACGGCTTCGAGACTTCGGACGCCGTCGTCAGCACTCTGAACACTTTTTGCAAGAAGCTCGGCAAGGACCCGGTTATCGTCCAGGATACCACCGGCTTCATCGTCAATCGCCTGCTGACTCCCTACATGCTGAGCGCCATCCGCCTGCTGGAAATGGGTACCGGCACCATCGGCGACATCGACCACGCCATGAAGTCGGGCGCCGCGCATCCGATGGGGCCATTCGAGCTGGCCGACTACATTGGGCTGGACGTGGTGGAGGCGATGACGCTGAACATCTATCAGGACATGCACCAGCCGCATGTGTCCTCGCCGCATACCCTGACCCGGTTGGTTCAGTTGGGTTATCTGGGTCGCAAGACCGGCAAGGGTTTTTATGACTATTCGGTCAAGCCGCCGATCCCGAACCCGGCCCTGCGTCATCCCGTCGCTTGA
- a CDS encoding glutamate--cysteine ligase: MYRILDQRLTWLFNASPPAVFDGRLLGLEREALRVAPDGYISQVPHSPALGSALTHPWITTDYSEALLEFITPPLADPGEALRFLDEAHRFACRRIGDELLWSASMPCILAGEASIPIAEYGRSNLGRMKHVYRRGLAWRYGRTMQVIAGIHFNFSLPDEFWAAFQQREGDRRSLQDFRSESYFGLIRNLQRFGWLILYLFGASPAVCKSFLDGRTTSLAEFDEHTCYGPYATSLRMSNVGYTNHSEKKSGVNVCYNSLPSYIASLTQATATPWPPYQRIGVKVDGDYRQLNANVLQIENEYYASMRPKQPPQGNEKPTVGLRERGVRYVELRSVDINPLEPLGANETQLRFLEAFLLFCLLNDSPPFDAEERAMIDENQMAVALSGRDPALVLRRRRDPALPLRRWAEEILGRLQPVCELLDLGEAGQPYAAALAEQRATLAEPERTPSARIVAAMRASGENFFHYARHWSEQHRRHFESRPLAEEQIRVFTEAAERSLREQAEIEAADEISFDEFLARYFAQS; encoded by the coding sequence TTGTACCGAATTCTTGACCAGCGCTTGACCTGGCTGTTCAATGCCAGTCCACCCGCCGTGTTTGACGGCCGCCTGCTGGGCCTGGAGCGGGAGGCGCTGCGGGTTGCGCCGGATGGCTATATCTCGCAGGTTCCCCATTCGCCCGCGCTCGGTTCGGCGCTGACCCATCCCTGGATCACCACCGACTACTCCGAAGCGCTGCTGGAATTTATTACCCCGCCACTGGCCGATCCTGGGGAAGCGCTACGCTTCCTGGATGAGGCGCACCGTTTTGCCTGCCGGCGGATCGGCGATGAACTGCTCTGGTCGGCCAGCATGCCCTGCATCCTGGCCGGCGAAGCCAGCATTCCGATCGCGGAGTATGGTCGCTCCAATCTGGGTCGCATGAAGCACGTCTACCGGCGCGGGCTGGCGTGGCGCTACGGGCGGACCATGCAGGTGATCGCCGGCATCCACTTCAACTTCTCGTTGCCGGACGAATTCTGGGCGGCGTTCCAACAGAGGGAAGGCGACCGCCGTTCGCTCCAGGATTTCCGCTCCGAGTCCTATTTCGGGTTGATTCGCAACCTGCAACGCTTCGGCTGGCTGATTCTCTATCTGTTCGGCGCCTCGCCGGCGGTGTGCAAGTCGTTCCTCGACGGCCGGACGACCTCACTGGCCGAGTTTGACGAACACACCTGTTATGGGCCGTATGCCACGTCGCTGCGGATGAGCAACGTCGGCTACACCAACCACAGCGAGAAGAAAAGCGGCGTCAACGTGTGCTACAACTCGCTGCCTTCGTACATCGCCAGCCTCACGCAAGCGACGGCGACTCCGTGGCCGCCCTACCAGCGGATCGGGGTGAAGGTGGATGGCGACTACCGCCAGCTCAACGCCAACGTCCTGCAAATCGAAAATGAGTACTACGCGTCGATGCGGCCCAAGCAGCCGCCGCAAGGCAACGAAAAACCGACTGTGGGGCTGCGGGAGCGCGGGGTGCGTTACGTCGAATTGCGCTCGGTGGACATCAACCCGCTGGAGCCGCTGGGCGCGAACGAGACCCAGTTGCGGTTTCTGGAAGCATTCCTGCTGTTTTGTCTGCTCAACGACTCCCCGCCGTTCGATGCCGAGGAACGGGCGATGATCGACGAGAATCAGATGGCGGTGGCCCTGAGCGGCCGCGACCCGGCGCTGGTGTTGCGCCGTCGGCGCGATCCGGCGCTGCCGCTGCGGCGCTGGGCGGAAGAAATACTCGGTCGGCTGCAACCGGTGTGCGAACTGCTCGACCTGGGTGAAGCGGGGCAGCCTTATGCGGCGGCGCTGGCCGAACAGCGCGCGACACTGGCCGAGCCGGAGCGCACCCCGTCCGCCCGCATCGTGGCGGCCATGCGCGCCAGCGGTGAAAACTTCTTCCATTACGCCCGGCACTGGTCGGAACAGCATCGCCGCCATTTCGAGTCGCGGCCGCTGGCCGAGGAGCAGATACGGGTTTTCACCGAAGCGGCCGAGCGTTCGCTGCGGGAGCAGGCCGAGATCGAAGCGGCGGACGAGATTTCGTTCGATGAATTCCTGGCCCGCTACTTCGCCCAAAGCTGA
- a CDS encoding DUF998 domain-containing protein yields MNLRKIGVLCGIVGPILWLLLIIVAGTVRPEFSHVAQYISELGERGSSTEYMMRYAAFGLTGLLYLSFATALLAIFRGGRLSAVAAALIGLDGLGRIGAGVFACDLGCEGLSTNQELHRLFATIGFLSGVLAAVVWGITFKQYRFLQRYANYSIWSGILALVFLLLMSWSSNPVNAPGLFEHLATGLLSLWILVFATTLMRTPEQHLERSTLEHGNFG; encoded by the coding sequence ATGAACCTGAGAAAAATTGGTGTCTTATGCGGAATCGTAGGGCCAATACTTTGGTTGCTGCTTATCATCGTGGCGGGCACCGTGCGGCCCGAATTCAGTCACGTCGCACAGTACATCAGCGAACTTGGGGAAAGGGGAAGCTCCACAGAGTACATGATGCGATACGCTGCATTCGGGCTCACGGGCCTGTTGTACCTCAGTTTCGCTACAGCGCTGCTGGCGATCTTCCGCGGTGGAAGATTATCAGCGGTGGCTGCGGCACTCATTGGCCTCGACGGGTTGGGTCGAATTGGGGCAGGTGTTTTCGCCTGTGATCTCGGATGCGAAGGGCTATCGACCAACCAGGAATTGCATCGGCTATTCGCAACGATTGGCTTTTTATCAGGTGTTCTGGCCGCGGTGGTGTGGGGAATAACTTTCAAGCAGTATCGTTTCCTGCAACGATATGCTAACTACTCAATCTGGTCCGGAATTCTGGCGCTGGTTTTCCTCCTTCTTATGTCTTGGTCCAGCAATCCCGTGAATGCTCCCGGTCTGTTTGAACACCTCGCAACCGGTCTGCTCTCTTTGTGGATATTGGTGTTCGCTACAACATTAATGCGCACACCGGAGCAACATTTGGAGCGATCGACACTTGAGCACGGCAACTTTGGCTAA
- a CDS encoding Txe/YoeB family addiction module toxin, protein MKWNLVYTKQAQKDAKKLVASGLKGKTQSLLEVLEENPYRNPPPYEKLVGNLVGAYSKCINIQHRIVYQILEKERGCRPARCPSHGRVRC, encoded by the coding sequence CTGAAATGGAATCTGGTCTACACGAAGCAAGCTCAGAAGGATGCAAAGAAGCTGGTCGCATCGGGTCTCAAAGGAAAGACGCAAAGCCTGTTAGAGGTGCTTGAGGAAAATCCGTATCGAAATCCCCCACCTTACGAAAAGTTGGTCGGCAATCTCGTGGGGGCTTACTCAAAGTGTATCAATATCCAACACCGCATTGTTTATCAGATTCTGGAAAAGGAGCGCGGTTGCCGTCCGGCACGCTGTCCGAGTCACGGTAGGGTCCGGTGCTGA
- a CDS encoding helix-turn-helix domain-containing protein produces the protein MSRSLQVEIHESSEELKRIMNEQTHAKFRERLQILYWIKSEIFHSLQELADHLGRSKSVIVKWLKVYRTQGLIGLLQWNYHGGRRSRITEAMREALQRRLDDPTHGFHSYGQIQQWLLQEYEVDIPYSTVHQVVRYQLKAKLKVARPTSVHRHEEAVVSFKKNFHDNSLYRTKSSNQMNLR, from the coding sequence ATGAGCCGCTCATTACAAGTCGAAATCCACGAATCCTCCGAAGAACTAAAGCGCATAATGAATGAACAAACTCACGCCAAGTTTCGAGAGCGATTACAAATTCTATATTGGATTAAAAGTGAGATTTTTCATTCTTTACAAGAGTTAGCCGATCATTTAGGGCGATCGAAATCCGTCATTGTCAAGTGGCTCAAAGTATATCGTACCCAAGGCTTAATCGGGCTATTGCAGTGGAATTATCATGGCGGCCGTCGTTCGAGAATTACCGAAGCTATGAGAGAGGCACTCCAGCGCCGTCTGGACGATCCGACTCATGGATTTCATAGTTACGGACAAATCCAGCAGTGGCTTCTCCAGGAATACGAGGTCGATATTCCTTATTCAACAGTGCATCAAGTCGTTCGTTATCAACTCAAAGCAAAACTTAAAGTGGCGCGGCCAACGAGCGTTCATCGCCATGAAGAGGCGGTGGTTTCTTTTAAAAAAAACTTCCACGACAACTCATTGTACAGGACAAAATCATCTAACCAAATGAATTTACGTTAA
- a CDS encoding enoyl-CoA hydratase, whose protein sequence is MSYQNLLVETRGPVALITLNRPKAFNALSDALMEELTQALDVIEADESVRAIVLTGGAKVFAAGADIKGMKDYSYMDAYKGNFITRNWERVSRCRKPVIAAVAGYALGGGCELAMMCDFILAADNAKFGQPEIKLGILPGAGGTQRLTRLVGKSKAMELCLTGRMMDVEEAERAGLVSRIVPVAELIEEAIKTAETIAGYSLPSVMMTKECISRAYETTLAEGLLFERRTFHAVFATEDQKEGMEAFAGKRSPAFKHR, encoded by the coding sequence ATGAGTTACCAGAATCTCCTGGTTGAAACCCGCGGCCCGGTGGCGTTGATCACCCTGAACCGGCCCAAGGCCTTTAACGCCCTGTCCGACGCACTCATGGAGGAGTTGACCCAGGCGCTGGATGTGATTGAGGCGGACGAGTCCGTTCGTGCCATCGTGCTGACCGGTGGCGCGAAAGTGTTCGCCGCCGGCGCCGATATCAAGGGCATGAAGGATTACTCTTACATGGATGCCTATAAAGGTAATTTCATCACCCGCAACTGGGAGCGGGTCAGTCGTTGTCGTAAGCCGGTGATCGCGGCGGTGGCCGGCTACGCGCTAGGCGGTGGCTGCGAGCTGGCGATGATGTGCGATTTCATTCTGGCCGCCGACAACGCCAAATTCGGCCAGCCGGAAATCAAGCTCGGCATTTTGCCGGGAGCCGGTGGCACCCAGCGCCTGACGCGGCTGGTGGGGAAATCCAAGGCGATGGAACTGTGCCTGACCGGGCGGATGATGGATGTCGAGGAGGCCGAAAGAGCGGGCTTGGTCAGCCGGATTGTGCCGGTGGCCGAACTGATCGAGGAAGCGATCAAGACCGCCGAGACCATTGCCGGGTATTCGCTGCCTTCGGTGATGATGACCAAGGAATGTATCAGCCGCGCTTATGAGACCACGCTGGCCGAAGGACTGTTGTTCGAACGCCGGACCTTCCATGCCGTGTTCGCCACCGAGGATCAGAAAGAGGGGATGGAAGCCTTCGCGGGTAAGCGGTCACCGGCGTTCAAGCACCGTTGA
- a CDS encoding NAD-dependent malic enzyme codes for MKREPISPYFDIKSDTEGHEYMEVYLEGIALLRLVLSNKGTAFTEDERVSLGLDGLLPPQVNTLEQQVERVYRGFLREPDPISKYQYLRALQERAETLFYALLERHLEEMMPIIYTPTVGQAVQQFSHLYQNPRGISFSPLNIDRADRVVRNYPWNDVRMIVATDSSAILGIGDQGYGGLAIAIGKLALYTIGGGVNPFHTMPVKLDVGTDRMELLNDEFYLGVRHRRLRGERYLVFLDKFVKAIHNRWPRAIIQWEDLAKDVAFAVLERYRKQIPSFNDDIQGTGAVALAGLLSASRLKGESLRDQRIVIHGAGAGGAGVAWAITEGLMREGLSREEARDRVCVLDSRGLLVEGRNVEAYKQCYVQPREKVANWQIANEIPTLLETIEHTKATALLGLSGQAGSFNHPVVQAMARNTSRPIIFPLSNPTSACEALPQDILDWSEGRALVATGSPFPDVVCDGQTHHVGQGNNAFIFPGLGFGSILAECREITNGMVLEAAYALAEYTAAAHLKSGRVYPPVGELREVSIRVAVRVIEQSLREGVAGKTDLAGRDLDTYLRARFWKPRYLPIVRGDHTAMIDHPGY; via the coding sequence ATGAAACGAGAACCGATTAGCCCCTATTTCGATATCAAAAGCGACACCGAAGGTCATGAGTACATGGAAGTTTATCTGGAAGGCATTGCCCTGTTGCGGCTGGTCCTCAGCAACAAGGGCACGGCCTTTACCGAAGACGAGCGGGTCTCCCTGGGGCTCGACGGTCTGCTCCCGCCACAGGTCAACACACTGGAGCAGCAGGTTGAGCGGGTCTACCGCGGTTTTTTACGCGAGCCCGATCCCATCTCCAAGTATCAATACTTGCGCGCCCTGCAGGAGCGTGCCGAAACCTTGTTCTACGCCCTGCTGGAAAGGCATCTCGAAGAAATGATGCCGATCATCTACACGCCAACCGTCGGTCAGGCGGTCCAGCAATTCAGCCATCTCTACCAGAATCCGCGCGGAATCTCGTTCTCGCCGCTCAATATCGACCGCGCCGATCGAGTGGTCCGCAACTATCCCTGGAACGATGTGCGGATGATTGTCGCCACCGATTCCTCGGCCATTCTCGGCATCGGCGATCAAGGCTACGGCGGCTTGGCCATCGCCATCGGCAAGCTGGCCCTCTACACCATCGGTGGCGGCGTCAACCCCTTCCATACCATGCCGGTCAAGCTGGACGTCGGCACCGACCGGATGGAATTGCTGAACGATGAGTTCTATCTGGGTGTCCGGCACCGGCGGCTGCGCGGCGAGCGCTATCTGGTGTTTCTGGATAAGTTCGTCAAGGCTATTCACAATCGTTGGCCACGCGCCATTATCCAATGGGAAGATTTGGCCAAGGATGTGGCGTTCGCGGTCCTGGAACGTTATCGCAAGCAGATCCCCTCCTTCAACGATGACATTCAGGGTACCGGCGCGGTGGCGCTGGCTGGCCTGCTGTCGGCCAGTCGGCTCAAGGGCGAGTCGCTGCGCGACCAGCGCATCGTGATCCATGGCGCCGGCGCCGGTGGCGCCGGCGTGGCCTGGGCCATCACCGAGGGCTTGATGCGCGAGGGGCTAAGCCGCGAGGAAGCACGCGACCGGGTCTGCGTGCTCGATTCGCGCGGCCTGCTGGTGGAAGGGCGCAACGTGGAAGCATACAAACAATGTTACGTTCAGCCCCGTGAGAAGGTGGCAAACTGGCAAATTGCCAACGAAATTCCGACCCTGCTGGAAACCATCGAACACACCAAGGCCACCGCCCTGTTGGGGTTGAGTGGCCAGGCCGGCTCCTTCAACCATCCGGTGGTGCAGGCGATGGCCCGCAATACCTCGCGCCCGATCATCTTCCCGCTATCCAACCCCACTTCTGCTTGCGAGGCCCTGCCGCAGGACATCCTGGACTGGAGCGAGGGTCGAGCGCTCGTCGCCACCGGCAGCCCCTTCCCCGATGTGGTCTGCGACGGCCAGACGCATCATGTCGGCCAAGGCAACAACGCCTTCATCTTCCCTGGCCTGGGTTTCGGCTCCATCCTGGCCGAATGCCGGGAGATCACCAACGGCATGGTGCTGGAAGCCGCCTATGCATTGGCCGAATATACCGCGGCGGCACATCTAAAGTCCGGCCGGGTCTATCCGCCGGTGGGCGAGCTACGCGAGGTCAGCATCCGCGTCGCGGTGCGGGTGATCGAACAATCGCTCAGAGAAGGCGTGGCCGGCAAGACCGATCTGGCCGGACGCGACCTCGATACCTACCTGCGCGCCCGGTTCTGGAAACCGCGCTACCTGCCAATCGTGCGCGGCGACCACACCGCGATGATCGATCATCCCGGCTACTAG